In the Pan paniscus chromosome 19, NHGRI_mPanPan1-v2.0_pri, whole genome shotgun sequence genome, acctgggaggtggaggctgcagtgagctaagatcgctcCACcagacaccagcctgggtgatggagcaagagtctgtcaaaaaaaaaaaaaaaaaaaaaggaaatcacagCTTGACTATCTGAAAAATCCTCAGCCTGTCTATATTGCAAAACATAAGAAACAtgttcggctgggcgcggtggctcacgcctatagtcttagcactttgggagcccgaggcgagcagatcaccagaggtcgggagtttaagaccagcttgaccaatgtggagaaactctgtctctactgaaaatacaaaatgagccaggcatggcggtgcatgcctgtaatcccagctactccgcaggctgaggcaccagaatagctggaatccgggaggcggaggttgcagtgagctgagatcgcaccactgcactccagactgagggacaaagtgagacttagtctcaaaaaaaaaaaagaaaagaaaaaaaaggaagcaagctGGGTATGTGTGTTTAGAGGTGCTGTACCTTTTCAGCATTATAAATGAATAGAGATGAGTGGCAATAGTTACTTTGGTCCATAGATTTTTGGTATCTTAACTAGTTTTGGATCTCTTCCACTAAAGGGACTGCCTGTTGAACGTTGTTAGGAATGTAAGTACTGAAGgcaaactgcctgggtttgaattttgtTCTGTCCCTTGCaccctgcctgggttcaaatactAGCTCTGCTTATTAAGTTCTTTTATGGTGATGACCTTTGAGCAAATGTCTTAGCTTCTGCTTTCCCAAGTAAATGGACACAATAGTTGCTACCTTGTGAAAGATTCATGTAATTGACCAGTGTTTACCAAGTGGCATCAGTGTTCAGTTTCAGTCATTGGTGATTCTGCAGTTGGACTGTGATggggtgttggggtgggggtggtgtgtgtgtgtgtagcacttAATTGCATGCGGAAAGGAAAAGATACTTTTTATAACCGAGAGGcagcttttctctgcttttgtgtcaaaagggaagaagggagttTGGAGAGAGAAACCAATTCTCTTTAATACTAAGCTCTCTTCTTCAAAATCAGAGGTagatagaatgtgtaataatttACAGAATTTCTAGACTGaaacaatctgattttttaaaatgtatttttattttttcaggttgAGACTGAGCTACAGTTAATCTGTGGCGACGTGCTGGATGCACTGGACAAACACCTCATTCCAGTAGCTGACACTGGCAAGTCCAAGGTTTTCTATTAGGAAATGTAGGTTCTATACTAGAAAGGAAAACGTAAGATTAAAAGTTGGCCTTTTTAGAATCATGACTTTCTTCTATGTAggtttccaacttttatttaaaaataattgtttaatgttAGAAGGATAGTCAATGTTGGGATAAAAAGATGGTCAggctattataaaaaatgcaTTAGCTTTTGCTTTacctatttatattcttttgctttCATGGGACCTATCTCATTCCCCTCCCCTAAACGGCCACACATTTCACAGTGCTGGCTGAAAGTTTcatgtagaaattttattttatgattaataCACTTGTGCCATTTCTTGGAACCACTTGCTTGTTTAATTCTAGTCTATCAAGTGATAATTTTCTTGATATTTAGAGGCTCCTCAGTTAATTTCTGTGggattttttgttatatttaataaggaaaataataggaaatagctaagaaaaaaagaaacaaagccaatTATTCCTGAGCGTGTTTAAAATTATTGAAGTACACTTGTTAATTTTTAGTATAGAACCTACATTTCATAATAGAAAACCTTGGACTTGCCAGTGTTAGCTGCTGGAATAAGGTGTTTGTCCAGTACATTCAGAATGTCGCCACAGATTAACTTTAGCTCAGTCTcaacctgaaaaaataaaaatgaattttaaaaaattcagattgTTGAAGTCTAGCAATTCTGTAagttattacacattctatgtaccTCTGATTTTGAGGAAGAGAGCTTAGTACTGAACAGAATTAGTTTCCCTCTCCaaactcccttcctcccttttgacacaaaagcagagaaaagctgCCTCCCGGTCATCAAAAGTATCTTTTCCTTTCTGCGTGCAATTaagtgctacacacacacaccacccccaccccaacaccccATCACAGTCCAACTGCAGAATCACCAATGACTGAAACTGAACACTGATGCTACTTGGTAAACACTGGTCAATTACATGAATCTTTCACAAGGTAGCAACTATTGTGTCCATTTACTTGGGAAAACAGAAGCTAAGACATTTGCTCAAAGATCATCCCCTTAAAAGAACTTAAtaagcagagctaggatttgaacccaggcagggtGCAAGGGACAGAacaaaattcaaacccaggcaattTGCCTTCAGTACTTATATTCCTAACAACGTTCAACAGGCAGTCCCTTTAGTGGAAGAGATCCAAAACTAGTTAAGATACCAAAAACCTATGGACCAAAGTAACTATTGCCACATACCcagtttacttccttttttttgagagggagtctcgctctgtcacccaggctggagtgcagtggtgtgatctcagctcactgcaatctccacctcccgagttcgtgccattctcctgcctcagcctcccaaggagctgggaccacaggtgcccgccacgacgcccagctaattttttgtatttttagtagagacgggtttcaccatgttagccaggatggtctcgatctcctgaccttgtgatccgcccgccttggcctcccaaagtgctgggattacaggcatgagccaccacgcccggcctattttttgttttttagacagagtcttgccctgtcacccaggctggagtgcagtggccctatctcggctcactgcagcctctgccttccaggttcaagcagttctcatgcttcagccccctgagtagctgggattacaggggcgtgccactatatctggttaatttttgtatttttagtagagatgcggtttcaccacgttggccaggctggtcttgagttcctggcctcaagagatccacctacctcggcctcccaaactgctggataTAGGTGTGGGCCACGTGCCGTGGCCCAACTCTACTATTTCAATGAAGCTCCTGTACCCTAGGTCATCACTGACTTTCCAGTTGCTGAATCCAGTTGTCTTTACTGAGTTCGTCGTTAATTTAACTTTCTTTTGCATTGAAGCTACTGACCACAGCATTTTGAAACTCTGTTCCTTTCATTACTGTGATTctactttccttatttttcatctTATCTCTTAGTCTGGCTTCTCAGACTTCCTCACAATtgattgcttattttaaaaattcaaaaatttaaaccTCCTGAGCAGTtcaaaaataatatacttttgcaattttttaaatttttcgaaGAGTTCCAAGAATAGTTCGGTGATCACCAGTTGATAccattttgccatattttctttgtctgtgtGTCCCTCCCTTTCTACCTGCccccacatatatgtatatctatgaaTATTCacgtttttttaatttaataaattttcttGCTGTACAATTTGAGAGTTAACTGCAGATTTCATAGCACTTCACCCCTAATTTCTTCTATATATCTCCTAAGAataagggcattttttttttttagaaggagtcccactctgtcacccaggctgaagtgcagtggcgcaatcttggctcactgcaacctccatcttctgggttcaagcgattctcctgcctcaggcccacaagtagctgggattacaggtgcctgctaccacgcctgcctaatttttgtaattgtagtagagacggggtttcgccatgttgaccaggctggtctcaaactcctgacctaaggtgatccgccctcctcggcctcccaaagtgttgggattacagacatgagcctccattcccagcctctttttccttttgtaattaacAAGTGATCTATGGAATGATAGAAACAGTGTGAATATTCTGTCCCATAATAATCTTTACTTAATGGTTTTATCTGGATTGCTTCTTGACCAAATCAAATATTACTGTAGTGATTATAAAATGgagacttttctattttttatgtattttttctatattgtcattcttctgtaaatatttttttatactcctttttttttttttttgagacgaagtcttgctttgtcaccaggctggagtgcagtggtgtgatctcagcttactgcaactttggcccccaggttcaagcaatcctcctgtctcagcctccagagtagctgggagtacaggcatgtgtcaccatgcccaactaattttttttatttttagtagagatggggtctcaccatgttggccaggatggtctcgatctcttgacccagtgatccagccacctcggcctcccaaagtgctgggattacaggcatgagccaccgcgcctggccctatactcccttttaaaatttttttttttttttgagatggaggttcactctgttgcccaggctggagtgcagtgatgtggtcttggctcactgcaacctccgtctcccaggttcaagcaattctcctgcctcaactaactgagtagctgggattacaggcgcatgccaccacacctggctgatttttgtatttttagtacagatggggtttcactgtgttggccaggctggtcttgaactcctgacctcatgatctgtctgcctcagcctcccaaagtgctgagattacaggtgtgagccactgcacctggcctctttttttttttttttttggagacagggtcttcctctgttgcccaggcttgagtgcggtggcatgatcatggctcaccacagccttggaCCCCAGGctgcctcagctcactgcaacctctgcttcccaggttccatgattctcgtgcctcagcctctggagtaactgggaatacaggtgcgcaccaccacacctggctaattcttgtatttttagtagagatgaggtttcaccatgttgggcaggctggtctcaaactccaggctaacatggtgatccacctgccttggcttcccaaagtgcttcatATTGTTAGCCCTAATTCTAGTCGAATTCCATAgcattcttcttctttatttttatttttttgtttttgaggcggagtctcgatctgtcccccaggctggagtgcagtggtgcgatctcggatcactgcagcctccacctccctggttcaagcaagtctcttcctccgcctcctgagtagctgggattacaggtgcctgccaccatgcccggctaatttttgtatttttagtagacacggggtttcatcatcttggccaggctggtcttgaacacctgaccttgtaCAAAAGATAGCATAGTATCCACGCTGTTGtacttttaaatactcttttgtaTCTTGTTTTATAGAGATTTTTCTTCCCCTCACATCCCACTGCCTTGCTTTGTCACAAAACAAAGCCAATAGAATCACCaacaggccaaggtgggcagatcacctgtgtgCCTGGAGGGGCTGAGGAAGGGGTGTAGAGGTGTTGTGGGATCCCTTCCGACAAGCAGTCAAGAACACAGAGAAAtacattacaaaaattaaataatctagGTAAGTTGAAATGCATGTTAAGAAGAGTCCCAGAGTGAGGTTGCTTGGGTAGGGGTAGGTTCAGGAATTAAAGGGACTTCCCTAGGGCCTGGGTCCCTGCTTCCTAATCTGCCACAAATGTAACAGTGTCTTGTTGCTTCCAGGTCGCTCAGGGATTGGACTCTGAGGTCAGTGATGCACTTGGCACCAGAACTCGATGGGGTTGGCACAGACCTGCCAGCCTCAGCCACTTTCATTCTGGAAGCTGTTAAAAGAGAGAGTTATAAAAATTGAGGAATCAGCAAGGGAATTCCTGGTCCCCTCTCTGTCTTGGCAAGCGTAGGGCCTGTCCACTTGCTCAGGACTCTGTCCAACCTCATCTCCCTAGACCTTTCCTCAGTGGCTCAGGGGGTCTCCTCAGGCAGCCTCCTCCTGCTAAcacttcctcctctcttccctctgctgGGGGCAGCTCTTCCCTGTTTCCTTGCAGACCCCAGGTCAGGCCAGAAAACACATCTCTGACCCTTCCCTGTGTCCCTTCACCAGATTGCTCCTCAAAGGCCTGGGGTCCCCAGGATGGCCCTTATACCAGCTGGTGCCCTTGCAGGCTGCCCCCCTCCAAGTCCTGCTTCTCTCCAGAGATGGGCAGGAGCACCAGCCCTTACCAGGCAACAGCTGTGAGTCTCATAATTGCCATCTACCATTTTACTAGGGGTCTTCTGGGGGTCCTAGGAAAAGCAGCAGATGCCTGGGTGCTTGGGGACCTGGGCATTCTGAGGGAAGGAGCAGCGTGACCCTGAGTGATTTTTCACTGGAGACAAGTGAGCCAACTCCTTCTAACCAGTGATAAAATCAGAAGGAAGTAGATGGAGACAGCGCTGTTCAGGGGATGATTTGAGGATGAGAAGAACTGGCCGGAAGTTGGGGATTTGGGGGTGTGAGTAGAAGAGGACAGGGCTTGGGCACTCAGTCGCCAGCCCCCTTCTGGGATCCAAGCTGTGTCCCCTTCTCTTAAGAGGTAAGCCCTGAGTCATGGGAAGATGGAAATGGCGGCTGATGAGAGAGGATGGTTTTTAAGCACCGTGGTGTCTTGTTGAATTGCACATGCAAGGGGTTCTTGGTAGCCACAGGGCTCAGGGTATTTGCTGTACTATTGCATTGGTAACAATAAACAAACCAGATTAAacaaacaatgtataaaaagcacTCAGTAGGAGTAAGCCTCAACAATGTAAGTAATTGCTATTAACAGCTTGATTCATCATGAATATGCACTACAGAATACTCTGCTTAATGGTGTCCATTCGAGTAGTGAATTATCCTAGAGCATGCATATTATGATTTGAGTTCTAACATATTCATAGTTTCAGTGTTCCAGAACTGTGTCTCTGTTGTAAAGTGGTTAACTCTGTGGTAGtcctccccatctcccccaaTTTCCCTCCATTTCACCTCTTCCTAATCTTTGCCTGTGATTCCTCTTAACTAGTGATTTTGATttgccagaaaaacaaaaccaaactcaATACTGGTTTACCTTTTAAAAGagcatctttattatttccccaGGCTGACCACAGCCCTGAACCAAAGCATCCGATACACATTTGTCAGTCTGGTGGCTTTGGTACCATGACTGCCTACAGCAGGCCGATGACGGCCACTCGGTTGTCACCAGACACAGTgtgagggaagggggaggggaaagggggaacTCTCAGAGCAAACAATCACAAACACACTGTGAAAtcgaaaataaattacaaaaactaaatagtataaataaagtaaaatttaagttAAGGAGAGTCCCACAGTGTGGCTGCTTGGCAACAACCAGTCCATAGAAGAGGTAGCTGTGGAGGTCACGGGGATGTTCCCAAGGCTCAGGCTCCTACTCCCCACTGGGCCCACCGAGGTCACTGGGCCTCGAAGCTTCTGGACCCCTCAGGCACTCAGCTCCAGGTCGCTGACATATTTCTGGACCCACTCCTCACTGGGGTCAGCACAGACCTGCCGGCCTCTCTTGGTTAGGAAGCtgtggagaagggaggaagggttAAGCACTGGGGAATCTAGCAGGGGAATCCTGGGCCCACCGTGGCCCCACTATCCCACTCTGTCCTGGGCAGCTCAGGGCCTGCTCATCTCTCAGGGGCCCCCTGCCTATCTCCATCTAGAGAGCTTCTCTCAGGGACTCGGCGGGGTGGCCCTCAGAGGGTCCTGCTGCCTCTTTCTTCCTGTCCCTTTCCTCTGGGCTGGGGCAGCCCTTCCTGACTCTGTAACACTTGCCCCACTCCAGCCCCACGTCAGGTGACACCTCGGAGCCCTGGGTCCTGTATCCCCGATAGGCTCTGGAAGACTGAGCCTTTCCAGGATGGCCTTCTGGCCTGTCTCTGCCCCCACCCTGACCCTCCCTACCTCCCTAGAGGTGGGCAGGAAGACTGGCACTTACATGACACTGGGCTTGGAGCACTGGCTGCTGGTCTCAAAGTAGTCAGCTATGAAATTCTGTGGAATCTGCCGGGAGATGTAGCTGAAGCAGCAGGCGGTCGGCGTGTCGGCAGCAACTGTGGAGAAAGGAAGACAATGAGCCTGAGTCACAGCTCAGAAGAAAAGGCCAGGCAGCTTCTGATCCCCAAGCAGGTGAGGAAGGCAGGCTTGCTCAGACCAAGTAACTGGAAGGCATTTGGGCTTTTTTGCCGAGAAATGTCTCTTTGTTTCTGTCTATATCCTTCTTTCTCCTTGACTCTACATAGTGggttctctgtttctctgtgtgaTCCAGATACCTGAACGGACTGTTCTCTTATCTCAGCTCTCTTCAGGGAATTTTGTCTGGTTCAAGAAGTCATACCCCAGCCCAAGAGAAGCCTTGGACATCTCTCATAAGACATCCAAGGGACAGACCTAGGGTGAGCTGGAGAGTGAACAACAGATCCCGCTGGGAAGTAACCAGCCCTGGATTCTGCCTCTTGCAAACTGAGTTGTTTTGAACCCTGTTTTTCTATCTGTACAAGGGACTGTAACTCCCCTGCCCCTACCTAGCTTCTCATACCTGGAGACTAGGAGGGCTAAGACCCCttctagagataaaaataaaagtcttgaAGAGAAAGACCAAGATGTTTGGCAGCCCTTTAAgaagttctcttttttctcttgggGGTTCCCAGGCCACAAGAAAAGACTGATGTGGTCTAACCATGGCCAGAGAGTGGTGATACCCACAATGACAACTCAGATTCAAGTGGTACAGAGAAGACCTGGTTGCAGAGAGGGACAGTGCAGAGGAAGACAGCAAGGGCAGCAGTGGAGACCTGAATGATTCTGAGCAGGTGATGGAATCTGGGCTCGAGTGTCAGCAGAGCCAAGAAGGGACTGACCACTCTCTGCTGCCTGTGTCCTTCTGAAGTCTGAAGCCATCTCTCCTCTTTATAGGCAGCCCTGGCAGATGGGGAAATGGAATCTGGGGGTGAGGAGGGAAATTGTTAAGCATAGTGATGCTGTCATGCTGAGTGTTGTACAACTCAGGGTCCCTGGTGACCACAGGGGCTCAGGATATCCAAGAATAGCATCTCTGAGCTATTCTAGCTTCGTGGGGAGATGGTTTCATCTCTAGCTTCATGGGGAAATGGTTTCTCTTGTGAGTGTGAAGAGGTGTGTGTGTCGACCCAAGGCTATTCTTAGCTGATCCCTTCTCATAAGAACTGGTCTGTGCAGCCGGGGCAGgatggttcatgcttgtaatcccagcactttgggaggccgaggcggtggatcatctgaggtcaggagttcaagaccaacctgaccaagatggagaaaccccgtctctactaaaaatacaaaattatccaggcatggtggcacatgcctgtaatcccagctactcgggaggctgaggcaggagaattgcttgaacccaggagacagaggttgtggtgagctgagatcatgccattgcactccaaactgggcaacaagagtgaaactccgtccccccaccaaaaaataaaataaaataaacaaataaaa is a window encoding:
- the LOC134729429 gene encoding C-C motif chemokine 3-like gives rise to the protein MLTVSKTPASEEDNLSFWTGTFPDSISPSARAAYKEERWLQTSEGHRQQRVVSPFLALLTLEPRFHHLLRIIQVSTAALAVFLCTVPLCNQVFSAHCLPFSTVAADTPTACCFSYISRQIPQNFIADYFETSSQCSKPSVIFLTKRGRQVCADPSEEWVQKYVSDLELSA